A single genomic interval of Lathyrus oleraceus cultivar Zhongwan6 chromosome 7, CAAS_Psat_ZW6_1.0, whole genome shotgun sequence harbors:
- the LOC127103993 gene encoding uncharacterized protein LOC127103993, with product MEQNQFASKEDVDVIKNQLDQLVEAMTALARRDENVQRTVRTENGVPPQVNNLAQTHPVQIPVEDQIIQERPIVRDGHSSCDAIEYHSFAFSAQNSQGAVPVMKTKDLQDVKVAERFQVLEEKLKAIEEHDAFGLNASDMCLVPGLIMPPKFKTPNFEKYKGDSFPKQHLVMFCRRMTSYAHNDKLMIRCFQDSLSGASLSWYIQLEKCHIQSWSDLANAFLKQYNYNLDMAPSRMQLQGLSQESNESFRGYAQRWRELAA from the coding sequence ATGGAGCAAAATCAGTTTGCGTCAAAGGAGGATGTTGATGTGATAAAGAATCAGTTGGACCAACTCGTGGAAGCTATGACAGCCTTGGCAAGGAGAGATGAAAACGTTCAACGGACGGTAAGAACTGAGAACGGCGTTCCACCTCAAGTAAACAATCTTGCCCAAACTCACCCTGTACAGATCCCTGTCGAGGACCAGATTATACAAGAGCGTCCCATTGTCCGAGACGGACACTCCTCTTGTGATGCTATTGAGTATCATAGTTTTGCATTCTCTGCACAAAATTCCCAAGGGGCGGTCCCAGTGATGAAAACCAAGGATCTACAAGATGTGAAGGTTGCTGAAAGATTTCAGGTGTTAGAAGAGAAGCTTAAAGCCATAGAAGAGCATGATGCTTTCGGTCTGAATGCTTCAGACATGTGTTTAGTGCCTGGCCTGATAATGCCTCCAAAGTTCAAGACACCTaattttgaaaagtacaaaggggatagttTTCCAAAGCAACATTTGGTGATGTTTTGCAGAAGAATGACTTCCTATGCTCACAATGATAAGCTGATGATTCGTTGTTTTCAGGACAGTCTCAGTGGAGCATCACTGAGTTGGTACATACAGCTAGAAAAGTGCCACATCCAATCATGGTCAGACCTGGCTAACGCCTTTTTGAAGCAGTACAATTACAATTTGGACATGGCTCCCAGCCGTATGCAGTTGCAAGGTTTATCTCAGGAAAGCAACGAATCCTTCAGAGgatatgcccaaagatggagagaattaGCCGCTTAA